DNA sequence from the Desulfomicrobium escambiense DSM 10707 genome:
AGGGTGCGGCCATAATAGCCGCTGCGATAGCCCAGACGGCCCTCTGTGCGCTCACCCTTGGATGCTCCAAGGGCTGCGTCCATCTCGGCCTCCAACGTTTGCTGGACAACCGCACGCACGAGTTCCTTCAAAACATCCTGTTCGCCTTCAAGAAGCCCTTTCAGTTCAGACGACGATAGAATAGAATTCTTCCTGACCATGGCAGACTCCTCCCGGAGTTGTGGATTGGTGGTACAACCCACACATGCCATGGTCTTTCTTTTTGCTGAAGATCCCGCACACTACCCCGTCTCCCTCGCCAGGGGGGATGCGACATTACGTCACACAGCTCCTTCTCATGCGGGCAAACAGTTCTGTTGCCGGAAAATCGAGACAAACCGCAAGACCACTCTCACGTCGTCCTTCTTGCCAAACAAGGACACTGCAGCTACGTGAGTTGATAGTAAACCCGGGAGTGGCTTATGATACCGTTTCTTGCTTCATGGAAATTTCTGAAGTCGTGGCAGAAAGTCCTGATTTCAATCTTCAGTTGCCTTGCATTGTACGCTGCGTTCGGTTTTTTTCTTCTCCCCCCGATTGTCCGATACGTTCTTGTGGAAAAGGTTTCCCCGGCACTGCACCGTTCTGTTGACGCTCGAGAAATCCGCTTCAATCCCTTCACGCTGACTGCCGACATCACGGGTTTCACCATCGCTGAAAAGGATGACGATGGCCAGTTCGTGGCCTTCGACGCCCTGCACGCCGACCTCGAGCTCAGCTCTCTGATTCGCCTGGCCATCGTCGTGCGCGACCTGAAACTGGACGGTCCGCGCATCAATATCCGCCTCGACGGGGAAGGCCGCACCAACTTCGCAGATCTGCAGGGCGACACGCAGGAGACAGGCTCCGAAAAATCCGCGCCCCTCATCGTGCCCCTGATCATCGAGCCCATCTCCATCGGCAACGGCACCATCATCTTCGAGGACCAGGCCCGGGGCGTGACGCATGTCGTCGATGAAATCAATTTCCTGGTGCCCCAGTTCTCCTCGCGCAAGAAGGACTGGACGACCTTCATGACCCCGACCCTGTCCTTCCGGGCCAACGGAGCTCCGTTCAACCTCGAAGGCAAGACCATCCCCTTCGACGATTCCCTGAAGACCGAGTTCGAACTGAACGTCATGGACCTCGGCCTGCCCCAGTACTGGGCGTACGCACTGGCCAACGAAAACCTCCAGTTGGCCAAGGGAACCTTGAGCCTCGAAAACAAGCTCGTCTTCGAGCGGCACGAGGACAGTTTGCCGACCTTTTCCCTGCAGGGCACCGTCACCGGGCGCGACATCGAACTGACGGACAACGGGGAACCCGTCCTCTCGGCGGCCAGCACGGAAATCGTCCTGGACGACATCTCCATCCTGAACCTTGAGCTCGGACTGCGCTCCGTCAGCCTGGAAAGCCCGTTCATCAAGCTCGTGCGCAAAAAGGACGGCAGCCTGAACTGGATGGGCTACTTCACCCGCGAGCCGGCCCCGTCAAACGCGACAGCGGCAAACGGCAGCGTGTCGCCGAAAGCGGAAAACGCCACCGCGGGAACCGAAATCGCGGCAGCCGGAATGGGGAACGCCACGCAAGCCACGGCCAACGCGACCGCGCAGGCGGGCAACGCCACTGCCGCCGAAACTGCGCAACAGCCAGCCAGGACTCTGCTCCTGCAGATTCCCGAAGTGCGGCTCACGGACGGCCGTGTCCTGTTCAGGGACGAGACCATGCCCACCCCCTTCACCAAGGAAGTGCAGAAGCTTGACGTGACCGTCACCGACCTGAGCACGGCCGCCAACGCGACCACCCAGGCGGCGGTGCGGGCCCTGACGGCCGACGGCGAGGAGATCGGCGTGGAAGGGTCCTTCTCCGTCTCACCCATTCAGGCCAAGGCCCGCGTCGAGGCGCGCAATCTCGACATCCCCTCCTACTCGCCCTTCTTCCGGGACGCCCTACCCATGACCCTGGCCGCGGCCAAGGCCGACGCTTCCGTAAACCTGATCCTGGACACCGCCAGCGCCGCCCCGCGCCTGGAAAATTCCAGGGTCGAGGTGCGCGGGCTGGCCCTCAAGGCCAAGGGCGACGCGGGCGACGTGCAACTCGGCAAGACGGCTTTGGACGGCATCTTCGTCGACATGGCCGGGCGCGAGGTCCGTACGGGCGTCCTCACCCTGGCCGACGCATCCGTAACCACGGGCGTGGACGCCGCAGGCCGCGCGACCCTCGTGGCCGCCCTGGCCGCGCCCTCGACATCGGCCCCGACCAAGCCGGCCGGCAACGCCGCGACGAGCGTTGCGCCGGCCTGGAAAATCGCGAGCGGCGGAGCGGCCGTGTCCGATGTCCGCCTGCTGCTGTCCGGAAAGAAGGATGCCCCGATCCGCGTTAGCGCCCTGAAGGTCGGCCCCGTGAACGTGGACACGGCAAAGACGGCCGTGACCGTCGGCCCAGTGGACCTGTCGCTGAACCTCGACGTCGTCCGCGAGAAGGACGGGGCCATCGACCTGGCCAAGCTTTTCGCCCCGCAGGAATCCGCCTCCGGCAAGCCTGCGCCCAAGAGCTCCTCCCCGGCCTGGAGCGTTGCCGTGGAACAGTTCTCCCTGTCCGGGTCCGGCGTCTCCCTCACGGACCAGACCCTTGCCCAACCCTCGCACTTGGAGGTGGACCAGATATCCGTCCTGACGAAAAACCTGTCCACGGACTTGGCCAAGGCCATCCCCCTGACCCTGTCCTGCCGCGTGGAGGAAACCGGGACCATCAAGGCGAGCGGCGACATCGTGCCCTCGACCATGATCACCAAAGGGACCATCGATCTCTCCCGCATCCCCCTGTCCGTGGCCTCGGCCTACGTGGCCGACGCAGCCTCGGTGGATATCCCGTCCGGACGGCTCGGCGGCAAGCTGAACTGGCGCATGGGCGGCAAGGGCAAGGACCAGCTCTCCGGCTCCCTGAGAATCGATGACCTTCGCGTCACGGAAGGCCGGTCGAAAGCGGAAATCCTCGGCTTCAAGGCCCTGGACGTCTCGCAACTCGCCCTGCAGCTCTCACCGCTGGCCCTGAGCATCCGGGAAGTGGAACTCGTGGAGCCGCGCGCAGGTTTCGTCATCGACGCCCAGGGCCGCACCACCCTGGACCGCATCGCGCCGCCTTCAAAGAAACCCGCCAAGACGCAGCCGCAGAAGGCGGAAAAGTCCGAAGGCCTCACGTCCCTGGACATCGCGAGCTTCGCGCTCAAACAGGGCCGCTTCACCTTCGCCGACCAGACTCTCTCGCCGCAGTTTGCCTCCGTCGTCTCCCCGGTGGACCTTAACGTGCGCGGCATCTCCCTCGACCCGCAGAAACGGGCGGAGCTCGAACTCTCCGCGGTCGTGGACGGCTCGGCGGCCGTCAACGCCTCCGGCTGGATCAGCCCCCTGAAGGACCCGGTTCAAACCAACAGCACCGTGACGCTGCGCAACCTCGACCTGGTCGGCCTCTCGCCCTACTCCGCGAAATTCATCGCCTACCCCGTGGCCCAGGGCCAGCTCGACTGGGACATGAATGTCAGCACCGACGGCAGTAACCTGGCCATGCGCAACGCCATCAAGGCCCGCCGGCTCGAACTCGGCGACAAGGTCGAATCGCCCGACGCGGCCGACGTGCCGGTCAAGCTGGGCCTGGCCCTGCTGCGGGACATGTCCGGCAACATCGCCATCAACCTCCCGGTCAAGGGCGACCTGAACGACCCGCAGTTCAGCATCGGCGGCATCGTCATGCAGGCTTTCCTGGGGCTTATCGTCAAGGCCGTGGCCTCGCCCTTCACCCTGCTGGCGAGCCTGGTGCCCGAGGGCGCGGGAGACGTGAGCAAGCTGGCCTTCCCTGCCGGGCTGGCCACCCCGTCCGAGGAAACCACGAAGGGAATACAGGCCCTGGCCGACATCCTGAAGCAGCGCCCGGGTCTGAGCATCTCCATCGTCGGGCGCGCCGACCCGGTGGCGGACCGGAAGGCCATGGCCGACAGACAATTCCGGCGCAAGCTGCAGGTCATCAAGTACGACGACCTGTCGCGCAAAGAGCGCGAGCAAACCGTGCCGGAGGAACTGGAGATCACGGACGAGGAGTATGCGGACCTGCTCTGGGAGGCCTACAAGGACGAACCCGTCGAGAAGGAGAAGAACGCCATCGGCATGCACAGGGAGGTTTCGCGCGAGGTGCAGGAAGCCAAGCTGCGCGAACTCATAAGCGTCACCGACGAGGATCTCGTCAGCCTGGCTGCGAGCCGCGCCGAATTCGTCAAGAACCAACTCGTACAGGTTCTCGGCGTGGAGGCCGGACGGGTGTTCATGGGCGGCTCCGGACCGCAGGCCCTGTCCGGCGGCACCGAGGTGACGGTGGAGATCAAAAGCTAGGGCCGAAGCGCTCAGGCTTCGAGGATGACTACGGCCACGGCGTTGTCGCGGCCGTGGGAGATGGAGAGGTGGGCGCGTGCCGCCCCCAGTTCGCGGAACCTGGCCTGTGCGGCGTTGTGGAAATGGATGGTCGGCTTGCCGAGGTCGTCGGAGCGCACCTCGATGTCCTGAAAGGTGACGCCCTGGCT
Encoded proteins:
- a CDS encoding transposase codes for the protein MVRKNSILSSSELKGLLEGEQDVLKELVRAVVQQTLEAEMDAALGASKGERTEGRLGYRSGYYGRTL
- a CDS encoding DUF748 domain-containing protein, whose protein sequence is MIPFLASWKFLKSWQKVLISIFSCLALYAAFGFFLLPPIVRYVLVEKVSPALHRSVDAREIRFNPFTLTADITGFTIAEKDDDGQFVAFDALHADLELSSLIRLAIVVRDLKLDGPRINIRLDGEGRTNFADLQGDTQETGSEKSAPLIVPLIIEPISIGNGTIIFEDQARGVTHVVDEINFLVPQFSSRKKDWTTFMTPTLSFRANGAPFNLEGKTIPFDDSLKTEFELNVMDLGLPQYWAYALANENLQLAKGTLSLENKLVFERHEDSLPTFSLQGTVTGRDIELTDNGEPVLSAASTEIVLDDISILNLELGLRSVSLESPFIKLVRKKDGSLNWMGYFTREPAPSNATAANGSVSPKAENATAGTEIAAAGMGNATQATANATAQAGNATAAETAQQPARTLLLQIPEVRLTDGRVLFRDETMPTPFTKEVQKLDVTVTDLSTAANATTQAAVRALTADGEEIGVEGSFSVSPIQAKARVEARNLDIPSYSPFFRDALPMTLAAAKADASVNLILDTASAAPRLENSRVEVRGLALKAKGDAGDVQLGKTALDGIFVDMAGREVRTGVLTLADASVTTGVDAAGRATLVAALAAPSTSAPTKPAGNAATSVAPAWKIASGGAAVSDVRLLLSGKKDAPIRVSALKVGPVNVDTAKTAVTVGPVDLSLNLDVVREKDGAIDLAKLFAPQESASGKPAPKSSSPAWSVAVEQFSLSGSGVSLTDQTLAQPSHLEVDQISVLTKNLSTDLAKAIPLTLSCRVEETGTIKASGDIVPSTMITKGTIDLSRIPLSVASAYVADAASVDIPSGRLGGKLNWRMGGKGKDQLSGSLRIDDLRVTEGRSKAEILGFKALDVSQLALQLSPLALSIREVELVEPRAGFVIDAQGRTTLDRIAPPSKKPAKTQPQKAEKSEGLTSLDIASFALKQGRFTFADQTLSPQFASVVSPVDLNVRGISLDPQKRAELELSAVVDGSAAVNASGWISPLKDPVQTNSTVTLRNLDLVGLSPYSAKFIAYPVAQGQLDWDMNVSTDGSNLAMRNAIKARRLELGDKVESPDAADVPVKLGLALLRDMSGNIAINLPVKGDLNDPQFSIGGIVMQAFLGLIVKAVASPFTLLASLVPEGAGDVSKLAFPAGLATPSEETTKGIQALADILKQRPGLSISIVGRADPVADRKAMADRQFRRKLQVIKYDDLSRKEREQTVPEELEITDEEYADLLWEAYKDEPVEKEKNAIGMHREVSREVQEAKLRELISVTDEDLVSLAASRAEFVKNQLVQVLGVEAGRVFMGGSGPQALSGGTEVTVEIKS